A single Phytohabitans houttuyneae DNA region contains:
- a CDS encoding ABC transporter ATP-binding protein, whose protein sequence is MTLSLRGVRVAHGGHEVLHGIDLTVARDELLVVLGPSGAGKSTLLRAVAGLTPVSDGRVSIADRDVTGLRPGRRNVAMVFQSYALFPHLSAAENIAFGLIVRDVPKAEAAERARRAATTVGCGHLLDRRPGQLSGGERQRVALARALVREPDVFLLDEPLSNLDAELRVEMRAELKALHARVGGAMLHVTHDQVEALVLGDRIAVLRDGRVEQIGTPDEIWSTPATTFVARFVGSPPMNLLPADGPLPGLGPAGTLIGIRPGAVGLGSEGGTAAHVERVEVVGEDAHVYLRLGEHTAIARVPSARRPAAGAETSVTVSAADVHVFDAATGKRA, encoded by the coding sequence GTGACGCTGTCGCTGCGCGGCGTGCGGGTCGCGCACGGCGGGCACGAGGTCCTGCACGGGATCGACCTCACGGTGGCGCGGGACGAGCTGCTCGTGGTGCTCGGGCCGTCCGGCGCCGGCAAGTCCACACTGCTGCGAGCGGTCGCCGGCCTCACCCCGGTCTCGGACGGCCGCGTCTCGATCGCCGACCGGGACGTCACCGGCCTGCGGCCCGGCCGGCGCAACGTGGCGATGGTCTTCCAGTCGTACGCACTGTTTCCACACCTGAGCGCCGCCGAGAACATCGCCTTCGGCCTCATCGTGCGGGACGTGCCGAAGGCGGAGGCGGCCGAGCGGGCCCGCCGGGCGGCCACCACCGTCGGGTGTGGACATTTGCTGGACCGGCGTCCCGGGCAGCTGTCCGGCGGGGAGCGCCAGCGGGTCGCGCTGGCCAGGGCGCTGGTCCGCGAGCCGGACGTGTTCCTGCTCGACGAGCCACTGTCCAATCTGGATGCCGAGCTGCGGGTCGAGATGCGGGCCGAGCTCAAGGCGCTGCACGCCCGGGTCGGCGGCGCCATGCTGCACGTCACCCACGACCAGGTCGAGGCGCTCGTGCTCGGCGACCGCATCGCGGTGCTGCGGGACGGTCGCGTCGAGCAGATCGGTACGCCGGACGAGATCTGGAGCACGCCGGCGACGACGTTCGTGGCCCGCTTCGTCGGATCGCCGCCGATGAACCTGCTCCCCGCGGACGGGCCGCTGCCCGGCCTCGGCCCGGCCGGCACGCTCATCGGGATCCGTCCGGGCGCGGTTGGTCTGGGCTCCGAGGGCGGCACGGCGGCACATGTCGAACGGGTCGAGGTGGTCGGCGAGGACGCCCACGTGTACCTGCGGCTGGGCGAACATACGGCGATCGCCCGGGTACCGTCGGCCCGGCGGCCCGCGGCCGGCGCCGAAACGTCCGTCACGGTCAGCGCAGCGGACGTCCACGTCTTCGACGCCGCCACCGGCAAGCGAGCATGA
- a CDS encoding MauE/DoxX family redox-associated membrane protein, whose amino-acid sequence MTYLQLASRGVLGFVMALAVVGKLSGRRPWRDFQASLGGFGWMPRPWWPAVAALVVLAEATVVGLVLHPATATAGLLFGGLLVLAVSVAVLGARRAGREVRCHCFGGDAGPIGKAHLARNVVLLLVCGTGAASSAVTTATPGPATGGLLLGLAGVAAVALSYPAELSFVIAPPARRS is encoded by the coding sequence GTGACGTATCTCCAGCTGGCGAGCCGAGGCGTGCTCGGCTTCGTCATGGCGCTCGCGGTCGTCGGCAAGCTGAGCGGGCGGCGCCCGTGGCGGGACTTCCAGGCTTCGCTGGGCGGCTTCGGGTGGATGCCGCGCCCCTGGTGGCCGGCCGTCGCCGCGCTTGTCGTTCTGGCCGAGGCCACCGTGGTGGGGCTTGTCCTGCACCCCGCGACGGCCACCGCCGGCCTGCTGTTCGGCGGCCTGCTGGTGCTGGCGGTGTCGGTGGCCGTGCTTGGCGCGCGCCGCGCGGGCCGCGAGGTTCGCTGTCACTGCTTCGGCGGCGATGCCGGCCCGATCGGCAAGGCCCACCTGGCCCGCAACGTGGTGCTGCTGCTCGTGTGCGGCACCGGAGCCGCGTCGTCGGCCGTGACGACCGCGACGCCCGGCCCGGCGACCGGCGGGCTCCTGCTCGGCCTCGCCGGTGTGGCCGCCGTCGCGCTTTCGTACCCGGCGGAGCTGTCGTTCGTCATCGCGCCGCCGGCAAGACGTTCCTGA
- a CDS encoding ABC transporter ATP-binding protein: MKLLIDRLVAGPQGAAPILLLALGAALAGGAAVVIGELSMYVGARVQRAVTLHVQSGLSRRVNRLVGLRHFEDPSYQDRMRLAAQAADTTPNETAMFALEGLRQGIAVTGFVGTLIAIWPPIGLLLLAAAVPAYLGQRATAHRHAAAAQAMSPVQRRQYYYRSLMTERRAAKEVRLFGLGDFFHGRMMATLTRGTNVELAVQRRAALIQSGIAVLNAVVGGIGVGVVAWRAARGSATVGDVTLFVAAVAALQGALGGLLSSLGRVQAGVLLMRHYTAVMDGTDDLVDGTNPVPPLRHCVELRDVWFRYSPAGPWVLRGVNLTIPVGQSVGLVGLNGAGKTTLVKILCRLYAPERGVILWDGVDIATFEAAQLRRRISATFQDFVTYDMTVRENIGIGDLSKMDDADRVRRAATACGLSGAVDELPEGYETMVSLSFFGASENRGVMLSGGQLQRLAIARSVLRDGADLLILDEPSSGLDAMAEHHLHATLSARRAGGTSLLVSHRLGALRDADLLVVLSEGEVAERGTHDELMAAEGVYATLFSLQATSYQDDRVTQRVDDVVGLAHAGGIIRLDS; encoded by the coding sequence ATGAAGCTGCTCATCGACCGCCTCGTCGCCGGCCCCCAGGGCGCCGCGCCGATCCTGCTGCTGGCGCTGGGCGCCGCCCTCGCCGGTGGCGCCGCGGTGGTGATCGGCGAACTGTCCATGTACGTCGGCGCCCGGGTCCAGCGCGCGGTCACGCTGCACGTGCAGTCGGGGCTGAGCCGGCGGGTGAACCGGCTTGTCGGCCTGCGCCACTTCGAGGATCCGTCCTATCAGGACCGGATGCGCCTGGCCGCACAGGCGGCCGACACCACGCCGAACGAGACGGCGATGTTCGCCCTGGAAGGGCTGCGGCAGGGCATAGCGGTCACCGGCTTCGTGGGCACGCTGATCGCGATCTGGCCACCCATCGGCCTGCTTCTGCTCGCCGCCGCCGTCCCGGCCTACCTCGGGCAGCGGGCCACCGCCCACCGCCACGCCGCGGCCGCCCAGGCCATGTCGCCGGTCCAGCGCCGGCAGTACTACTACCGCTCGCTGATGACCGAGCGCCGCGCCGCCAAGGAGGTGCGCCTGTTCGGACTCGGTGACTTCTTCCACGGGCGGATGATGGCCACGCTCACCCGCGGCACCAATGTGGAACTCGCCGTGCAGCGCCGGGCGGCGCTGATCCAGAGTGGAATCGCGGTGTTGAACGCCGTCGTGGGCGGCATCGGCGTCGGCGTGGTCGCGTGGCGGGCGGCGCGCGGCTCGGCGACCGTCGGCGACGTGACCCTGTTCGTGGCCGCCGTCGCGGCACTGCAGGGCGCGCTCGGCGGGCTGCTGTCCAGCCTTGGCCGGGTGCAGGCCGGCGTGCTCCTGATGCGCCACTACACCGCGGTCATGGACGGGACGGACGACCTGGTGGACGGCACCAACCCCGTGCCGCCGCTGCGCCACTGCGTCGAGCTGCGGGACGTCTGGTTCCGCTACTCGCCGGCGGGGCCGTGGGTGCTGCGGGGCGTCAACCTGACCATCCCGGTAGGACAGTCGGTGGGGCTGGTCGGCCTCAACGGTGCCGGCAAGACCACCCTGGTCAAGATCCTGTGCCGGCTGTACGCGCCGGAGCGCGGCGTCATCCTGTGGGACGGTGTGGACATCGCGACGTTCGAGGCGGCCCAGCTGCGACGGCGGATCTCGGCGACCTTCCAGGATTTCGTCACGTACGACATGACGGTGCGGGAGAACATCGGCATCGGCGATCTGTCCAAGATGGACGACGCGGACCGGGTCCGCCGCGCCGCCACCGCCTGCGGCCTGTCCGGGGCCGTCGACGAGCTGCCGGAGGGGTACGAGACGATGGTGAGCCTCAGCTTCTTCGGCGCCAGCGAAAACCGCGGTGTGATGCTGTCCGGCGGGCAGCTGCAGCGGCTCGCGATCGCCCGGTCGGTACTGCGCGACGGTGCCGACCTGCTGATCCTCGACGAGCCCAGCTCGGGCCTGGACGCGATGGCCGAGCACCACCTGCACGCCACGCTCAGCGCCCGCCGGGCGGGCGGCACGAGCCTGCTCGTCTCGCACCGGCTGGGGGCGCTGCGCGACGCCGACCTCCTCGTGGTGCTGAGCGAGGGCGAGGTCGCGGAACGCGGCACGCACGACGAGCTGATGGCGGCGGAGGGCGTGTACGCGACCCTGTTCAGCCTGCAGGCCACGTCCTATCAGGACGATCGCGTCACCCAGCGGGTGGATGACGTGGTGGGCCTGGCGCACGCCGGCGGGATCATCCGGCTGGACTCGTGA
- a CDS encoding carbohydrate ABC transporter permease, translated as MRLRTIGAVAVIAVFLPPLLMLVAGSLREPGLPPPPGPQLVPDPLSTEGYTRAVDLGGLLRAGLNSTIVAVIAVPASVLVASLAGFAMTQVPRWLTNAVVVASLAALAAPATALLVPRFALFRTLGLTDTLAPLIAPALLATSPLYPLVFYLAFRAIPADLYDACRLEDLSPLRTWWRVAMPLVRPVTAAVAALTFVLTWSNFLDPLVYVYDRDLFTLPLALRSLSTLDPTNFPVFLAGAVLTTIPPLVVFALAQRHALRHFHLHQYRET; from the coding sequence ATGAGGCTTCGCACCATCGGGGCGGTAGCCGTCATCGCGGTGTTCCTTCCACCACTGCTCATGCTGGTGGCCGGGTCACTCCGCGAGCCGGGGCTACCGCCCCCACCCGGTCCGCAGCTCGTGCCCGACCCGCTGTCCACCGAGGGGTACACCCGGGCGGTGGACCTCGGTGGTCTGCTCCGCGCGGGCCTCAACTCGACGATCGTGGCGGTCATCGCCGTGCCGGCCAGCGTGCTCGTGGCGTCGCTGGCCGGGTTCGCCATGACCCAGGTGCCCCGGTGGCTGACAAACGCCGTCGTGGTCGCGTCGCTGGCCGCGCTCGCGGCACCGGCCACCGCGCTGCTGGTGCCGCGCTTCGCGCTGTTTCGGACCCTGGGACTGACCGACACGCTGGCCCCGCTGATCGCGCCGGCGCTGCTGGCCACCTCGCCGCTCTACCCGCTCGTGTTCTACCTGGCGTTCCGGGCGATCCCGGCTGACCTGTACGACGCCTGCCGGCTGGAAGACCTGTCACCGCTGCGCACCTGGTGGCGGGTGGCGATGCCGCTGGTGCGTCCGGTGACCGCGGCGGTCGCGGCGCTGACGTTCGTACTGACGTGGTCCAACTTCCTCGACCCGCTCGTGTACGTCTACGACCGCGACCTGTTCACCCTGCCACTCGCGCTCCGCTCACTGTCCACACTGGATCCCACAAACTTTCCGGTCTTCCTGGCCGGCGCGGTGCTCACCACCATCCCGCCACTGGTGGTCTTCGCGCTGGCACAGCGGCACGCCCTGCGCCACTTCCATCTGCACCAGTACCGGGAGACATGA
- a CDS encoding sialidase family protein encodes MTRRRRQSLAALTVSVLALSAGLVAVHYAGAPAAPAAVVGEAEAPDALAKHLEKRRQAMPGNSGMALEGPGSAAAAEYLKRAYPDSAIAVSEIDGAKRAFTTSQSRGFPRGKAKKGTWQPVGPSQALYPDTPLRNSFNYVPNDYVAGGRTTSIVVSDRCWPGFCRAYITPAGGGVWRTDDIMRKQPEWKYLAGPLDINTAGAVTIDKNDPSRNTVWLGTGEANICGSGCGAGVGLYKSTNAGRTWIGPLGKAELGGKGIGEIVIKPGDSRTLYVATTTALTGMSSVCCTGVTRPTPGAAKWGLYKSTDGGRTFSFIHNGSVNVADCTGSATEFANGSICSPRGVRQVELDPANSNIVYAASYARGIWRSSDAGATWTQIKESLNPAIIQTRPSFDVTRLRDGKTRMYVYEGNTGTPYARLLRSDDVAAGTPVFTDLTSANVADPGYAWYNLCGGQCWYDVFVHTPDGHPDIVYAGGSYAYGETIANKRAVVLSTDAGLTGTDMTFDGTDELHPNGLHPDQHDIVTHPRNPFLFFEANDGGVMRSSGTFVDRSAWCDDPDRELTAPQLVRCRQMLSRIPSKLDGINAGLSTLQFMSLSVSPHDPELLQGGTQDNGTWENYGNRRLWLNTIIGDGGQSGFDVKVKNFRFHTYNDTTPEVNFNNGATADWIYTADPLANQAGSQFYSPVISDPKVSGTMFAGTGRTAYRTKTFGLGDRTLAEANRICNTWTGTFDETCGDWVELGPNRLVDPFWGDRAGGAVAAIERTTLNTSSAWAATTTGRVFVTSNVDAEPASAVTWTRVDDDAPAPGRFVSSIYVDPKNGNHAWVSYSGYNVNTTTTPGHVFEVTFDPAAGTATWVDRSYDFGDIPVTDLVRDDVTGDLYASTDFGVLRNAAGTSTWTRAAPGMPNVEVAGLTILPGKRILYAATHGLSAWRLNLD; translated from the coding sequence ATGACCCGTAGACGTCGGCAGTCTCTCGCAGCTCTCACCGTAAGTGTGCTGGCCCTTTCGGCCGGTCTCGTCGCTGTTCACTACGCCGGCGCGCCGGCCGCGCCCGCCGCCGTGGTGGGCGAGGCGGAGGCGCCGGACGCCCTCGCCAAGCACCTGGAGAAGCGCCGCCAGGCCATGCCGGGCAACAGCGGCATGGCGCTCGAAGGGCCTGGCTCGGCCGCCGCGGCTGAGTACCTCAAGCGGGCCTACCCCGACTCGGCGATCGCGGTCAGTGAGATCGACGGGGCAAAGCGGGCATTTACGACCTCGCAGAGCCGCGGCTTCCCGCGCGGCAAGGCGAAGAAGGGCACGTGGCAGCCGGTCGGGCCGAGCCAAGCCCTGTACCCGGACACCCCGCTGCGCAACTCGTTCAACTACGTGCCCAACGACTACGTGGCTGGGGGGCGCACCACCTCGATCGTGGTGAGCGACCGGTGCTGGCCGGGCTTCTGCCGGGCGTACATCACGCCGGCCGGGGGTGGCGTCTGGCGCACCGACGACATCATGCGCAAGCAGCCGGAGTGGAAGTACCTGGCCGGGCCGCTGGACATCAACACCGCGGGCGCGGTGACGATCGACAAGAACGACCCGAGCCGCAACACGGTCTGGCTGGGCACCGGCGAGGCCAACATCTGCGGCTCCGGCTGCGGTGCGGGCGTCGGGCTGTACAAGTCGACAAACGCCGGCCGCACCTGGATCGGGCCGCTGGGCAAGGCGGAGCTGGGCGGCAAGGGCATCGGTGAGATCGTCATCAAGCCGGGCGACTCCCGCACCCTGTACGTCGCGACGACCACCGCGCTGACCGGCATGTCCAGCGTCTGCTGCACCGGCGTCACCCGGCCCACGCCGGGCGCGGCCAAGTGGGGGCTGTACAAGTCGACCGACGGCGGCCGCACGTTCAGCTTCATCCACAACGGCTCGGTGAACGTCGCCGACTGCACCGGCAGCGCGACCGAGTTCGCCAACGGCTCGATCTGTTCCCCGCGCGGGGTGCGCCAGGTCGAGCTCGACCCGGCCAACTCCAACATCGTGTACGCCGCGTCGTACGCGCGGGGCATCTGGCGCTCCTCGGACGCCGGCGCGACGTGGACGCAGATCAAGGAGTCGCTCAACCCGGCGATCATCCAGACCCGCCCGTCGTTCGACGTCACCCGGCTGCGCGACGGCAAGACCCGCATGTACGTCTACGAGGGCAACACCGGCACGCCGTACGCGCGGCTGCTGCGCAGCGACGACGTCGCCGCGGGTACGCCGGTGTTCACCGACCTGACCAGCGCCAACGTGGCCGACCCGGGCTACGCCTGGTACAACCTGTGCGGCGGTCAGTGCTGGTACGACGTGTTCGTCCACACGCCGGACGGGCATCCCGACATCGTGTACGCGGGCGGGTCGTACGCGTACGGCGAGACGATCGCCAACAAGCGGGCCGTGGTGCTGTCCACCGACGCGGGCCTGACCGGCACCGACATGACCTTCGACGGCACCGACGAGCTCCATCCGAACGGGCTGCACCCGGACCAGCACGACATCGTCACGCATCCGCGCAACCCGTTCCTGTTCTTCGAGGCCAACGACGGCGGCGTGATGCGCTCCAGCGGCACGTTCGTCGACCGGTCCGCCTGGTGCGACGACCCGGATCGCGAGCTGACCGCGCCGCAGCTGGTGCGGTGCCGGCAGATGCTGTCCCGGATACCGTCCAAGCTGGACGGGATCAACGCCGGACTGTCCACATTGCAATTTATGAGCCTGTCGGTGAGCCCGCACGACCCCGAGCTGCTGCAGGGCGGCACTCAAGACAACGGCACCTGGGAAAACTACGGCAACCGCCGGCTGTGGCTGAACACCATCATCGGTGACGGTGGGCAGTCGGGCTTCGACGTCAAGGTGAAGAACTTCCGGTTCCACACGTACAACGACACGACGCCGGAGGTCAACTTCAACAACGGCGCCACCGCCGACTGGATCTACACGGCGGACCCGCTCGCCAACCAGGCGGGCTCGCAGTTCTACTCCCCGGTGATCAGCGACCCGAAGGTGAGCGGCACGATGTTCGCCGGCACCGGCCGTACGGCGTACCGCACCAAGACCTTCGGGCTGGGCGACCGCACCCTGGCCGAGGCCAACCGGATCTGCAACACCTGGACCGGCACGTTCGACGAGACGTGTGGTGACTGGGTGGAGCTGGGACCCAACCGGCTGGTGGACCCGTTCTGGGGTGACCGGGCCGGCGGCGCGGTCGCGGCGATCGAGCGCACGACGCTCAACACGTCCAGCGCCTGGGCCGCCACCACGACCGGCCGCGTCTTCGTTACCTCGAACGTGGACGCCGAGCCGGCCTCGGCGGTGACCTGGACCCGGGTCGACGACGACGCGCCGGCGCCCGGCCGGTTCGTCAGCAGCATCTACGTCGACCCGAAGAACGGCAACCACGCCTGGGTCTCGTACAGCGGGTACAACGTCAACACCACGACGACGCCGGGACATGTCTTCGAGGTCACCTTCGACCCGGCCGCCGGCACGGCCACCTGGGTCGACCGGTCGTACGACTTCGGCGACATCCCGGTCACCGACCTGGTACGCGACGACGTCACCGGAGACCTGTACGCCTCGACCGACTTCGGCGTGCTGCGCAACGCGGCCGGCACGAGCACGTGGACCCGAGCGGCGCCCGGCATGCCCAACGTCGAGGTCGCCGGTCTCACCATCCTGCCCGGCAAGCGGATCCTGTACGCGGCCACCCACGGCCTGTCCGCGTGGCGGCTCAACCTTGACTGA
- a CDS encoding VOC family protein, with protein sequence MSQVRGVRQVSSWLTDPDGHRIELVQWPAGHPAGMTAADFA encoded by the coding sequence ATGTCACAGGTCCGCGGCGTGCGGCAGGTGTCGTCGTGGCTGACCGATCCCGACGGCCACAGGATCGAGCTCGTGCAATGGCCGGCCGGCCATCCGGCCGGCATGACGGCCGCCGACTTCGCCTGA
- a CDS encoding S26 family signal peptidase, whose translation MAGLVTLLIIGCAVALAAGYARTKLILVVVDGDSMRPLIAAGTRVLVRRTRRCRGGDIVLLRPWRFGPPMVKQVVAVAGDPVPAEFRPVTAAATVPDGMLLIRGTAPDSMDSRQLGPLATGDVVGVVLGRRPPIPAPAAPGGAPRLTGGV comes from the coding sequence GTGGCCGGTCTTGTGACGCTCCTGATCATCGGCTGCGCGGTGGCGTTGGCGGCCGGGTACGCGCGGACGAAGCTGATCCTGGTCGTGGTCGACGGGGACAGCATGCGGCCGCTGATCGCCGCGGGTACCCGCGTGCTGGTCCGCCGCACCCGACGGTGCCGCGGGGGCGACATCGTGCTGCTGCGCCCGTGGCGCTTCGGCCCGCCGATGGTGAAGCAGGTCGTGGCGGTCGCGGGTGACCCGGTGCCGGCCGAGTTCCGGCCGGTGACGGCGGCCGCCACCGTGCCGGACGGGATGCTGCTGATCCGCGGGACGGCCCCGGACAGCATGGACTCCCGGCAGCTCGGGCCGCTGGCCACCGGCGATGTCGTCGGGGTCGTCCTCGGTCGGCGGCCGCCCATCCCGGCCCCGGCCGCGCCCGGCGGAGCGCCACGATTGACCGGCGGGGTTTGA
- a CDS encoding zinc-dependent alcohol dehydrogenase family protein, with protein sequence MRVEEREDPRIVEPTDAVIRLSAACVCGSDLWPYRGIAQVDGPAPMGHEYVGIVEEVGGDVRTVRPGQFVVGSFFASDNTCENCRAGYQSSCVHRVGIGGLGAQAQYLRVPLADGTLVATPEPPPDDLVPGLLAASDVLGTGWFAAVAAEVGPGRTVAVVGDGAVGLLGVLAAKHLGAERIIAMSRHADRQKLALGYGATDIVTERGDDGVGRIKDLTGGLGAHCVIEAVGTQESMMQAIHSTRPGGHVGYVGVAHDVALPGLELFYSHVHLHGGPAPVRRFLPELIDLIVERRIDPGKVFDLTLPLEQAAEGYKAMDERRAIKVLLQP encoded by the coding sequence GTGCGCGTCGAGGAGCGTGAGGATCCCCGGATCGTCGAGCCGACCGATGCGGTCATCCGGCTGTCCGCCGCCTGCGTCTGCGGCTCAGATCTGTGGCCGTACCGCGGCATCGCGCAGGTCGACGGGCCGGCGCCGATGGGCCACGAGTACGTCGGCATCGTCGAGGAGGTCGGCGGCGACGTGCGTACCGTGCGGCCCGGGCAGTTCGTGGTCGGCTCGTTCTTCGCCTCCGACAACACCTGCGAGAACTGCCGCGCCGGCTACCAGAGCTCGTGCGTCCACCGGGTCGGGATCGGCGGGCTCGGCGCCCAGGCGCAGTACCTGCGGGTCCCCCTCGCCGACGGCACCCTCGTCGCCACGCCGGAGCCGCCGCCGGACGACCTGGTGCCGGGCCTGCTGGCCGCCTCCGACGTGCTGGGCACCGGCTGGTTCGCCGCCGTGGCCGCCGAGGTCGGCCCGGGCAGGACCGTCGCCGTCGTCGGTGACGGCGCGGTCGGCCTCCTCGGTGTCCTCGCCGCCAAGCACCTCGGCGCCGAGCGGATCATCGCCATGAGCCGGCACGCCGACCGGCAGAAACTCGCCCTCGGCTACGGCGCGACCGACATCGTCACCGAGCGCGGCGACGACGGCGTCGGCCGGATCAAGGACCTCACCGGCGGGCTCGGTGCCCACTGCGTCATCGAGGCCGTCGGCACCCAGGAGTCGATGATGCAGGCCATCCACTCGACCCGCCCCGGCGGACACGTCGGCTACGTCGGCGTCGCCCACGACGTCGCCCTGCCCGGCCTGGAGCTGTTCTACTCCCACGTCCACCTGCACGGCGGCCCCGCCCCGGTGCGCCGCTTCCTGCCCGAGCTGATCGACCTCATCGTCGAGCGGCGGATCGACCCCGGCAAGGTGTTCGACCTGACCTTGCCGCTCGAACAGGCCGCCGAAGGGTACAAGGCCATGGACGAACGCCGCGCGATCAAGGTGCTGTTGCAGCCGTGA
- a CDS encoding ABC transporter substrate-binding protein → MRKLTAMLAALVLLAGCGGAETTDTPATVRLLVFGAPEELQAYRTLVDAYAKAANGARVELVEASDRADLITRLSTSIAGGSPPDVFLMNYRFYGQFAAKNAVEPLDDRLAKSTVVKLADLYPQVTEAFQWQGRQLCLPQNVSSLAVYYNRTMFAKHGIAEPKAGWTWNDLITTATALTRNASGAIVRGTEAEGGSAKVAVYGLGVEPTLIRVAPLVWSAGGQIVDDEREPTRFTFDAAPARDALRDFVALRLAYGVVPTDEEVEAEDDETRFSNGRLAMLLSSRRVTTTFRTIKDFEWDVAPMPMYGKQQAGILHSDAYCMTSGSKAKDAAWRFMEYAIGPEGQRIIAATGRTVPSNMAVSRSPAFLDPAQPPRNAQVFLDAVPTIRRVPTISTWPEIEDVAEGILENALYRGDRLDDVIRQLDEQTRPIFARGVAP, encoded by the coding sequence ATGCGAAAGCTCACCGCGATGCTCGCCGCACTCGTCCTGCTGGCCGGGTGCGGCGGTGCGGAGACCACGGACACCCCGGCGACCGTCCGCCTGCTGGTCTTCGGCGCGCCCGAGGAGCTGCAGGCGTACCGCACGCTCGTCGACGCGTACGCCAAGGCCGCGAACGGTGCCCGGGTGGAACTGGTCGAGGCCAGCGACCGCGCCGACCTGATCACCCGGCTCTCCACGTCGATCGCGGGCGGCTCACCCCCGGACGTGTTCCTCATGAACTACCGCTTCTACGGCCAGTTCGCCGCGAAGAACGCGGTGGAGCCGCTCGACGACCGGCTGGCGAAGTCCACCGTGGTCAAGCTCGCCGACCTCTACCCGCAGGTGACCGAGGCGTTCCAGTGGCAGGGCCGGCAGCTGTGCCTGCCGCAGAACGTATCCAGCCTCGCGGTGTACTACAACCGCACGATGTTCGCGAAGCACGGCATCGCCGAGCCCAAGGCCGGCTGGACCTGGAACGACCTGATAACCACCGCCACCGCGCTGACCCGTAACGCCAGCGGCGCCATCGTGCGCGGCACCGAGGCCGAGGGCGGCAGCGCCAAGGTCGCCGTGTACGGCCTCGGCGTCGAGCCGACGCTTATCCGCGTCGCGCCGCTGGTCTGGTCCGCCGGCGGGCAGATCGTGGACGACGAGCGCGAACCGACGCGGTTCACGTTCGACGCCGCACCGGCCCGGGACGCGCTGCGCGACTTCGTGGCGCTGCGCCTGGCGTACGGTGTGGTGCCGACCGACGAGGAGGTCGAGGCGGAAGACGACGAGACCCGCTTCAGCAACGGGCGGCTGGCGATGCTGCTGTCGTCGCGGCGGGTCACCACGACCTTCCGCACCATCAAGGACTTCGAGTGGGACGTGGCACCGATGCCGATGTACGGAAAGCAGCAGGCGGGCATCCTGCATTCGGACGCGTACTGCATGACCAGCGGTTCCAAGGCCAAGGACGCGGCGTGGCGCTTCATGGAGTACGCGATCGGGCCGGAGGGGCAACGGATCATCGCGGCGACCGGGCGGACGGTGCCGTCCAACATGGCGGTGTCCCGCTCCCCCGCGTTCCTCGACCCGGCCCAGCCGCCCCGCAACGCGCAGGTCTTCCTCGACGCGGTGCCCACCATCCGCCGGGTGCCGACAATCTCGACGTGGCCGGAGATCGAGGACGTCGCCGAAGGCATCCTGGAGAACGCCCTGTATCGCGGCGACCGGCTCGACGACGTGATCCGGCAGCTGGATGAACAGACCCGTCCCATCTTCGCCCGCGGTGTGGCACCGTGA
- a CDS encoding FadR/GntR family transcriptional regulator, translating into MTIRPVQQRRASEVVRAQLIELIENGHYAVNDRLPSEAELAQSFSVSRSVIREALYSLNALGLTRSHAGKGTFVASTHLSSQLLMGRYLPAQLGEIRRALEVPSARLAAERRTAADLKKLRQLVQRFGATPEASKRIEIDADIHIGIAAATRNPLFELLVGDLRQVLQDQALTLTKIEGRAHRADIEHQAILDAIEAGDGPAAAAAMEAHLDSVAALSEDGPPNSKPRRRSR; encoded by the coding sequence GTGACCATCAGGCCAGTACAGCAGCGGCGCGCATCGGAGGTCGTCCGGGCGCAGCTCATCGAGCTGATCGAAAATGGCCACTACGCGGTCAACGACCGCCTGCCTTCGGAGGCCGAGCTCGCTCAGTCGTTCTCGGTGAGCCGATCGGTCATCCGCGAGGCGCTCTACAGCCTCAACGCGCTCGGCCTGACCCGCTCGCACGCGGGCAAGGGCACGTTCGTCGCCTCCACCCACCTCAGCTCACAGCTGCTGATGGGTCGCTACCTGCCGGCGCAGCTCGGCGAGATCCGGCGCGCGCTCGAGGTCCCGTCGGCCCGGCTGGCGGCCGAGCGGCGCACCGCGGCCGACCTGAAGAAGCTTCGCCAGCTGGTGCAGCGGTTCGGCGCCACGCCCGAGGCGAGCAAGCGGATCGAGATCGACGCCGACATTCATATCGGCATCGCGGCCGCCACGCGCAACCCGCTCTTCGAGCTGCTGGTCGGCGACCTGCGGCAGGTGCTGCAGGACCAGGCGCTCACCCTCACGAAGATCGAGGGACGCGCCCACCGCGCCGACATCGAGCACCAGGCCATCCTCGACGCGATTGAGGCCGGCGACGGCCCGGCGGCGGCGGCCGCCATGGAGGCCCACCTCGACTCGGTCGCCGCCCTCTCCGAAGACGGCCCGCCCAACAGCAAGCCCCGCCGCCGCTCCCGTTAG